TCCTTGGTGGAGGACTGTTCGGTTGTTCGGTAAGACCAAAGGACTGAGGCAagctcgtcggcccaagcaccTTTTTTATTATCCAGTTGCTTCTTAAGCCCTAACAGGATAATCTTATTCCCGGACTCCACCTGTCCGTTTGTTTGGGGGTGCTCTACCGAGGAGAACTTCTGTCTTATACCCAGGCCGGTGAGGAACTCCGTGAACTTCTTGTCGGTAAATTGTGTGCCGTTGTCCGAGATAACGatctccgggatcccaaactgcgttatcacctgcctccacatgaatttccTGCAATTGGATGAGGATATGCTAGCCAGCGGCTCAGCctctatccatttggtgtagtagtcAATGGCGACTATAAGGTACTTGACTTGTCCAGGACCAACTGGGAAGGACCCCAAGAGATCGACTCCCCATTATGAGAATGGTCAGGAAGACGTTAACAGGCTTAGCTCGGAGGCCGGTGCCCTGTGGAAATTGGCGTTCTCTTGACACTTGGCGCATTTTCTGACGAATTCTTTAGAGTCTGCCATCATTGATGGCCAATAGTACCCAGCTCGGACTAACTTTCTTGCTAAGGCTTTGCCCCCTATGTGATGTCCGCAGCAACCTTCATAgacttccctgaggacgtaGTTCGTCTGGTCAGGGTGTAGGCATTTCAGTAGGGGCTGGTTGAGTCCTTTCTTGAATAGCTGTCCTTGGATGATCGCGTACTTGGCTGCTTCCCTTCTCAGTTTCGTGGCATCCTTTTCGTCGTCAGGAAGTTTGCTGTTTTCTAAGAAGCTGGTGATAGGGTCCATCCATGAGGGGACTAGCCTTGATAGGTGCAGAGTGACCGCCGGCTCCCTCATCATACCTTGGATGAGAGATCGGTTACCTTCTCccggtttggtgctggctagttttgataGGAGAtctgcccgtgtgttcctttctctaGGCACGTGATGGATCGTGACCTCTTCAAACTTTTGGCTCAAACCTTGACTTTTTTCAAGTACTTTTGTAATAATGAGTCTCTGGCTTAGTAGCTCCCGTTTACTTGGGAGGTGACGACTTGTGAATCGCTGCATATTTCCAACCTCGTTGCTCCGAGTTCCGTTGCTAGGGCTAAGCCCCCtatgagggcttcgtattctgcttggttgttcgagaCGGGAAATTCAAACCTGATCGATTGCTCGTATACAACCCCAGCTGGGCTTTCCAGAATGATCCCGGCGCCCCCGGACGTttggttggaggctccgtccacgtggagcttccaccgtgcGCTCGTTTCTTCGGTTGGATCTCCCGTTACTTCTACTAGAAAATCTGCCATCGCTTGCGCCTTGATTGCTTGCCGGGGTTCGTATCGTATGTCGTATTGGGAAAGTTCaatggaccaagtcatcattcttcccgccaAATCGGGTTTTTGAAGTACTTGTCGGATTCCTTGGTCCGTTCTTACGACAACCTGGTGACCTTGGAAGTATTGTTTTAACCTCCGTGAAGAGGTCAAGAGTGCCAGAGCTAGCTTTTCCAGTTTGTTGTACCTTAGTTCTGTCCCTTGTAATGCTCTGCTCACGAAATAGACTGGTTGTTGAGCCCTCCCTTCTTCTCGCACTAGAACCGTGGCCAGGGCTTCTCCTGTTATGACGAGGTATAGATATAATGGCTCCCCGGCCTTTGGCTTTCCGAGCACAGGGGGTGCCGccaggatttccttgaagtgtctAAAGGCTTCCTTGCATGTGGGCGTCCATTTGAATGCtatccctttcttcatgaggttaaaGAAGGGCAGGGCCTTTGTTGCCGAAGCTCTGAGAAAACGGGATAACGAGGTCAGTCGCCCTGCCAATCTCTGGACGTCCTTGATACAACCCAGGCTCTTCATCtggagtatcgcttggcatttctCCAGGTTAGGTTCTACCCCTCTTTGGGTTATCATGAATCCTAGGAACTTTCCagcttccatggcgaaggcaCATTTGAGGGGATTGAGCCTCATGCCGTGTTGTCGGAGAGACGCGAATACATTTGCCAGGTCATTCAGGAGGTCGTCGGGTCGCGTTGTTTTCGCGAGGATGTCGTCTACAAAGACTTCCACTGTCTTGCCTATGAGGTCGTGGAATAtcttgttcatcagcctttggtatgtTGCCCCTGCATTTTTTAGGCCGAATGGCATCACCTTATAACAGAAGGTTCCCCCCGGCGTTATAAACGCTGTTTTGTCCTCGTCGggacggtgcatcggtatctgattgtagccggagtaggcgtccatgaagctCAGATAATGGTAGCCCGCCGCAGCGTCGATGAGTGCGTCTATGTTAGGGAGGGGAAAACAATCTTTAGGGCATGTCTTGTTAAGGTCGGAGTAGTctacgcacattctccatttgccgcTGTGCTTCTTTACTAGAACTACGTTCGAGAGCCATGTCGAGTAGTCTAGTTCTCGTATGAAacctgcttctaggaggctggCCGTCTGCCTGACCACCTCCTCTGCCCTCTCCCGCGACATCTTTCTCCTCCGTTGGGCTACCGGGCACGCTTCCGTCTTGACGGCCAGGTGGTGTGACATAATTTCggggtctatgcccggcatgtcggccgGTGTCCAGGCAAACAAATCCCCATTGGCCCTGACCATTTCTACCAAGGGCTCCTTCAATCATGTGGGAGATTCCTGTTGACGAACGTGAATTTTTCCTCTGAGTCGCCGACCATGAACTTTTCCAGGTCCCCCTCTGGTTCCGATCTGGGTTTGTCGTCTACTCTGGCGTCTAGGTCAGCTAGGAACACCCCTGACGCCTCTTTGGATTTCTTCCTCAGggagaggctggcgttgtcgCAAACGACTGCCGTCTCAAGGTCTCCTCTTATGGACCCTATAGATCCGTCATCGGTAACAAACTTCATGACTAGCAGCTTTGTGTTGATTATCGCTTCAACATCGTTAATCGTCTTccttcccaagatgatgttgtaggcGGTGGAATCTCGGAGGACCACGAACTCGGCCATCGCCGATTTTCGGCCTTGAGCCTGTCCCACTGAGACCGGTAGGGATATTACTCCATCAggtttgatgaagtggtcgcccAACCCAATGACCCCGTGCTGGTGAGTCGACAGGTCGGCGTCTCTTAGCCCCAGTGCGTCAAACACGTTGTGGAACATAATGTTCGAGTCTGCCCCCGTGTCGACAAGGATTCGTTTGACGAGAccggttcccactctggccgtGATGACCATGGGTGGGTTTTCAGGGGCCTCGTCGAACCACTGGTCTTCCGGGCCGAAAGAGATGGAAGGGGGCTTTTTAAAGCTTCGCACCAGCGAGGAGGAGACCGCCAAGACCTTAGCATCTTTCTTGTGCGCCGATCGCGACCTTGGCGCGGCATTTTTGGCTGTCACTACGTTTATCACGGTGAGGCCGTGATCTCTGTCTTCTGGCTCTTGTCGCCGCTTTACCGACCAGGTTTTTCCTTCTTCGTCTTGGTCACGATGACGCCTCCTCGGCTCCCTTATAAGATGGGAGAATTCTGTTAGTTTACCCTCCCTTATCGCTTGTTCTAGTGCATCTTTCAGGTCAAAACAGTCCTGTGTTTGGTGACCATAGCCCTTGTGATAGTCACAATAGAAGTTCTTGTTTCCCCCCGTACGGTCCTTGAGTGGTCGGGGCTTCGACAGGATTCCTTTCTCGGCAATTTGCTGATAAACTTCCATGATAGGAAGAGTGAACGGAGTGTAGTTGGTGAATTTCCCGACCCAGGGGAATGGCCTGGGTGCCTTGCTCGGCGCTCCTTCCCTGGCTTGTTCTTTTTGTCTTTTTCCATTACCTTGTTGTCTAGGTTGGTTGTAGCCGGAGTGCCGtttattggcagccacgactTGGCTGACTTCCTCGTCATTTATGTACTCCTTGGCTACCGTTTGGATCTCGTGCATCGTCCAAACTGGTTTCGTGGTAAGGTGCTTTCGAAAGTCctcgttgaggaggccgttcgtCAGACAAAGGCTGGCCACTGAATCGGTTAGGCCGTCAatttccaagcattcgtcgttgaaccggTTCAGATATTTCCTTGTCAGCTCTCCCTGTATTTGGGTTATCCCCAGAAGGTTGATCGGGTGCTTTGCCTTTGCTATTCGTGTTGTGAATTGGGCTAGGAAGACACGGCTGATGTCCGAAAACCCATAGATGGACCCCTGCGGAAGGCCGTTAAACCATCTGATCGCGGGTCCTGCCAGGGTCACCGGGAAGGCTCGGCATCTCACCTCGTCCCCTACTCCCTCCAGATTCATCCTAGCTTCGAAGGCTGTGAGGTGTTCCAGAGGGTCCTGGGTTCcatcgtacctcatgtccgttggtttgTCGAAGTGCTTCGGCAACCGAACTTCGAGGATGGATCGATGGAATGGGGTGGCGCCCATTATCACGGGTTGCCGTGTCCTCTCGAACCTCTCTTCCCCGTCTTCGCGATCTCGTCCCGTGTAGCGCGTTTCCTTGCCTCGGGAGTAGATGATTATGTCATTTCATCTTCTCGGGATAGGTGACTCTTCTCGAGTGCTCTCCGCTTCCGTTCGGGATGCGGAGGCGTGTCGTAGACGACTTCGGTGGGAGTCTCTCTCTCGGCTTTCAGGAGATGTGGAGTAGCTAGGATCGGTGGTTCGTCGGTCGTGCTCCTGGTCGGCCAGCTGCCGTTCCAGGTTCTGGACCCTGTGGCGTAGCTCCTGCATTATTCTGGCGCTGTCGCCGCCAGTTCCTCCGAAGGGTCGCGTCCTTGTATGTGGTTCAGTGCGTTGTCGGGGGGACCTTCGCCGTCCTCTTGGCGAGGCGACGGAGGCTGCCCCCTCTGCACCGGCTCCTCAGCCTTGGTCTCCGGCGCCCGGCACGACATCCATTTAGgcgtccccacagacggcgccaatatTCGGTTGTGCGGTTACCGGACGGTTCGGGTGGAATATATGGAACTGGAAACGCTTCGATCACGATCGTGCTTAGATCCGGTCTACCGGGTAGCCGAGCTCTCGTTGTGGAAGGAGGGGgtgtcacctgcaaagacactccgacgctctagtcagTTAGTGTGCAGGTGAGGAATGGGTTAGGTGGAATgtgtgacgtaccttgggggaggGGCAGGACCCTCCCCTTATATACTGTGTCAGATGTGGGTCCCACAAGGGCAGGACCCTCTTTCGGCGAAACTTCCTCGCACAGCTGTGGTGATCAGCTGTCCCAGACACGTGTTCGGGTCAGGTATGGGCGCATCACCCGACCGTTTTGGTCGGGTGGTTAGTGGGTCGGGTGGTTAGTGGGTCGGGTCGGCCTAGGTTCCCTTTGGGCAGGCCGTAACAGAATTGCAATTTGAATACAGCGTCATGTACTTAAATaccaaacaaaattaaaaatttatgttCTATTGTGTTTGTGTCATTTTATATCTTTATTTCTATGTCTTATGTATGGTCACCCACTGATGAAAGAacttttgacggtttagaatttatcCAATGGAGTCTCGTTGTGAAGTATAGTTTCCAAACCAATCAACAATCCTTACATCAAAAatattggttgtcacaagtaacaaaccccaaatatgaattaaccgaagtattaagactccgggtcgtctcacaatgaattgcaatgaagtgtttaattattggctatgaagagCAAGAGGGGTTTGGTTGATAATTGGGCAAGAAAATTaatgacaagaaaagtaaagagagcaattaataaagagagacattcatggcgaTGAATTGAGAtcataggctttctatcctagtcatgcatgattaattcatcttatttagtTAACTCACACATCGGGAGAATGTCAAACAAGACTAATTAATCATGTCACAATtataaacaagaatttatctcATTACGTCAACTCCAACAAATAGGGAGAAAGTCTAATGagactagctaatctcaatccaaaagtcctaatcaactcactaattaaattagcaaaagattagcgtcaatggaaacaatactagctaacaactctagatcaccaacataagttgggttttcatgactcaagattgcccaatcactctttccaagccaagaatgctcaaaatctaccctaaaacccaaccaagcattttgtcaaacacttggtgggtaataacggaaagcatagtaaatgtGCAAGAATATAAAATCTACCAACTatcaattgcaagaaaagtaagatctcaactcaaatcaacaataaaaagaacatcaaacataaaattgcattaaagaaaattaagatcCAACAatgttcataaacataaaataggacaaaataaaggaaatgacAAGTAAAACTAGAAGAGTAGAGAtgtaataacaagaaattaaaaggagaaactaaatcaaaacaagaattaaaacttGGATTGAAGAAGAATTAACTAAAACTACCCTaaaatctagagagaggagagagcctctctctctagaattctaccctaaaacatgatgaaaactcaACTATGACTAAGTGTGTTCATTCCCCCTCcaatccttgggttcaatagcatcaaaaatgagttggattgggcccaaaatgagcTGCAAAATCGCTGGGAgcgatttcattaaagtgggccacggacagcatcggcgcgcgcgcgcaaggtgcgtgtgcgcgtcgattggcaattCTTCACCCGCGCGGACGCGGCATGTACGCGCGCGCGTCCATTGGCGAGACCACTTTCGCGCGTGCGCGccttgtacgcgtgcgcgtcccgtGGTGCATTTCCAATTCTTGTTTCTTCATGCATTCTCctctttgcatgcttttctcctcacttcttccatcaaatacttgccttatgaacctgaaatcacttaacaaacatatcaaggcatcgaatggaattaaagtggattaaaatcaccaattttagggcctaaaaagcatgtttttacatttaAGTACAATTCAaaggagaattacaaaaccatgctatttcattgaataaatgtggaaaaaggtgataaaatcccccaaaataagcacaaaataaaccaCGAAATCGGGGTTTATCACCCACTAACCAAACGGAgccataatgatgatgatgaaacaaaaaaaaagaagtagtagaagatgaaaaaaagaacaggaagagttttgaattatgcagaacttattagaataaaaatacattcaaaaattcttaaaatacactcaaatatattcatgttacacccaaatatcttagtgttacacccaaatttgctacaaatatagaaaaatatttttttaaatggaGAACTTTTTCATTATattcaattcaaaccatcaacgataacaaaaaagaagaagaagaggatgaggaagaaaaaaaagaagaagaacgtgcagcaagaagaagaagaagaagaagaagaagaagaacatgcAGTGAAGAACGTGCAATAATTGCTTGAAGCGCgtgaatataaataatttgtaaagacttgtataaaaaaatacttgtaTATGGAGAATTATTCATAGAAAAAGCATCATCTTAATTATCAACACCATCTAAAATTAAccattatttaatttatatcaatAATCTAAGGCTCTCGTTAATTgaaaaacaatataaaaaaagcAACTTATCCCGTTTTCCCTTCGAATCAATCACGATTGCCATGCAATATCTCCATTTCAAAtattataataacaaaaaaaacataGATTATAAGATTAATTAGTTGAAGTAACAAAAAAATCCCCAAAAagggataaaaaaaattaaagccCCAATATCAATTGTTTCTATCCTTACTCCCTCCCCCAACATTATTATTCCTAATTGTAGTACTGAACTACCTTATTCCTTCTTCTGTAGCAGGGTGAATCGAAAAGTTGTACGTAGGGGTGTTCAAATTCAAACCGATCTAAATTAAATCGTTCatccaatttaatttaaatcGAAAATCGATTAAAACTGCACTAATTCGGATTtgattggattctattttttgcAAACCGCTGGATTGGATCATATTTCGGATCTATTTTTCATAACCGATCCAATCCAATCAAAACCGCACAAtgtgttataatattattattttattattatatttacaattatacttataacatgttcaatttgttatatatttttctattattcatgtattattattatttaataaatattttatgttcaaaatattatttattcatttattttaactaacctataattttatttctattgttatgttaTCGTTGACTTTTTAGATATTGTTAAGACTTGTTATGTCATTGTtggttatttaaaatttgatgttgagacttgttatatgtatttaatttttttaatttaaaaaactgTAAATCCAAAACCGATCCAAATCGTTTGTAATCGGATCGGATGGATcggatttcaaaaaaaaaagttcatcCAATCCAAACTGCACCGCACATAAATTAAGCGTTCAGATCGGATGACTTTTTTCCTTAAAACCAAACCAAACTGCACTGCGAACACCCCTAGTTGTACGTACTCAACCTTGCGGTTCTTGGGTGGACTACGGTGTAAGCTGTGGCGGGTTGGGTGTTTTTGTCCTTGATCAGATTTCATACACTCGTGTTACTGCTGATGAATGACTCCAACTACGAGAAAAACGACACTTAGTGTCCAAGCTGAGCTCGTTGAAGAAGAACAAGGAGTGGGAAGTGAGCACCAGTGGATGAGACTACTGGTAGAGCTTTTGGTAGAGCAGAGGTCTAGCATGACAGGGAAAGGATGATAGTGTTCAACAGGAGTATGGCCACTCGATTCATTTTAATTagagtaaagtatattttttgtccccaacgtttggggtaagtcctaaagttgtccctaacgtttcaatcgtcctatttaaatccctaacgtttcaaaattgactcaatgttgtcctgtcGTTACGGATCCGTTAACAAAATTGACGGCAGGACAAAATTGAGatgattttgaaacgttagggatttaaataggacgaaaacgttggggacaaaaacgatacatagaaataaattttaattttattcttcaacaatatcaattttttactatacataatattcaattattttttaatcacatctaagtaaattacacttaataatattactttcattctaaataaattaattttttttataattttactcttaaagatttttagttatcatgaaatatttgtaaaatgactagtatataaatttacggaaaagaaaaaaaaatatatatatataataaaatataaattataccttttgtctctaatgtatcaaaattatttaaaatgaaagtaatgtgattaagtgtaatttacttagatgtaattaaaaaataattgaatactatgtacagtaaaaaaataatactattgaaagataaaattaaattaaaatttatttttatgtattatttttgtcttcaacgttttcgtcctatttaagtccataacgtttcaaaatcgtctcaattttgtcctgcCGTCAATTTttttaacggatccctaacgatTTAGGACaatattgagtcaattttgaaacgttaaggacttaaataggacgattgaaacgttagggacaactttaaGACTTACCTCAAACGTTaaggacaaaaatgatactttactcttttaaTTAAAAGCAGTCTATTTCAATtgtatataattaaattaatttttttatttcacaaATTTTGGTTAATTAAatgaattatttttgtattaaaatataTCTTGCCACGTAGAATACTTAATTAACCGCATCACACCAAAATTAACATTTAGTTAAAATGgtcaaaatgaaattaaattttaatggtTACTGACATAGTCGgtaaaacttaattaaaaaataataaatcgaCCTTACACGTTATAGCTGAGTCTTGCACGTTATGACTTATTTAAACGTCATCATTTGGATTTACACAAAATAAGTATGCGGTATTATtatcttttaataaaaatgattgCCAAAAACGTAACTGTCCTACTTCACCTCACAGATAAAAAAGGTATGACATTTTATCTTTGGCATAAGATATACAAAAATACACAATATTGACTTAAATATTGGAGTGTCTTTTATAGGTACACTCCCCATTTTTGTTCTTTCCGCAACATGATATATTCTCAGCTCGGACACTCAAGCCACCAGCTTAGAATTGAGGACAACAGCTTGGTGCCAACTATTGAAAGGCGAGTTACATCCAATCTATTCACACAAGAATAATTGGCGCCCACCATGGAGCCGAGATATAAACACCTTTTTCTTCTTACAGGCCCAAAAAATcttccttctcaatcatggctGACTTGCCTCCTCCCACACCATCCGAACTCTTTCGGATGGTAACGAAATTACAACAGGTCAATCAGTGCATAACTGAGGAAAATCGACAAATGGCCAATCAAATAGTCGAGCTAACAAATGCTCGGATTGAgcacaataacaataatgatgAACGAGCAGAAGATGAAGAGCAAGAATTTGATCCGACACatatctttgaaactcagcCGCATGAAGGAGGTCGGCAAGCCAATgaagaaaatgaacttgataATACTGTTGGATCATTTATTGCTGATATCATGAACTTCCAAATGCTTCGGA
The genomic region above belongs to Arachis stenosperma cultivar V10309 chromosome 5, arast.V10309.gnm1.PFL2, whole genome shotgun sequence and contains:
- the LOC130980362 gene encoding uncharacterized protein LOC130980362, translated to MGATPFHRSILEVRLPKHFDKPTDMRYDGTQDPLEHLTAFEARMNLEGVGDEVRCRAFPVTLAGPAIRWFNGLPQGSIYGFSDISRVFLAQFTTRIAKAKHPINLLGITQIQGELTRKYLNRFNDECLEIDGLTDSVASLCLTNGLLNEDFRKHLTTKPVWTMHEIQTVAKEYINDEEVSQVVAANKRHSGYNQPRQQGNGKRQKEQAREGAPSKAPRPFPWVGKFTNYTPFTLPIMEVYQQIAEKGILSKPRPLKDRTGGNKNFYCDYHKGYGHQTQDCFDLKDALEQAIREGKLTEFSHLIREPRRRHRDQDEEGKTWSVKRRQEPEDRDHGLTVINVVTAKNAAPRSRSAHKKDAKVLAVSSSLVRSFKKPPSISFGPEDQWFDEAPENPPMVITARVGTGLVKRILVDTGADSNIMFHNVFDALGLRDADLSTHQHGVIGLGDHFIKPDGVISLPVSVGQAQGRKSAMAEFVVLRDSTAYNIILGRKTINDVEAIINTKLLVMKFVTDDGSIGSIRGDLETAVVCDNASLSLRKKSKEASGVFLADLDARVDDKPRSEPEGDLEKFMVGDSEEKFTFVNRNLPHD